One window from the genome of Gadus macrocephalus chromosome 7, ASM3116895v1 encodes:
- the LOC132461633 gene encoding multidrug and toxin extrusion protein 1-like isoform X2, whose translation MVFCGHLGNNELNAVALAIWVINVTGISIGFGLSSTCDTLMSQTFGSGNFKQVGVILQRGILILLLACFPCWAVLINTQSILIAVRQSVTIARLSQLYVEIVMPSLPATFMYLLQGRYLQNQGIMWPQVITGAIVNVVNLLINYIFLNVLDMGVAGSAAANAISQYALAAFLFIYINCRGLHRATWAGWSPDCLQEWGSFIQIAIPSMLMHCLAWWVYEAGGFLTGLISEVELGAQAIVYEISSFVYMIPMGVSVAASVRVGNALGAGNTEQAIMSSKLYVIVGAIAACITAVVLGVSKDVIGYIFTTDPKIVQRVGDVMILYGFVHVAETIAGVTGGVIRGVGKQKVGALCNMVGYYVFGLPIGILLMFPAGLGIVGLWSGLFVCVAIESGFYLVYLPKMDWQKVTKEALVRAGAHLTDRKEKPVMEHKDCWLDKVCETDQGKASGAADPGATQVTPEQGASGAVVLTVRQLAVRRGLALLLMSLLLAAGVLTNEMLLRFLQLT comes from the exons ATGGTGTTCTGTGGCCACCTTGGAAATAACGAgctgaatgctgtagcattggCGATATGG GTAATAAACGTCACTGGTATCAGCATTGGGTTTGGACTGTCTTCAACCTGTGATACTCTCATGTCTCAG ACCTTTGGTAGTGGGAATTTCAAGCAAGTGGGAGTCATTCTCCAAAGAGGAATCCTCATCCTGCTATTGGCCTGTTTCCCCTGCTGGGCGGTTCTTATCAACACACAGTCCATTCTAATTGCTGTCAGACAGAGTGTTACAATTGCCAG ATTATCCCAGCTGTATGTGGAAATCGTCATGCCTTCTCTGCCA GCTACTTTTATGTACCTTCTACAGGGACGATATCTCCAGAATCAG GGCATCATGTGGCCCCAGGTGATAACTGGGGCCATTGTGAATGTTGTAAATCTACTCatcaattacattttcctcAATGTGCTGGATATGGGTGTTGC AGGCTCAGCTGCAGCCAATGCGATATCGCAGTACGCTCTGGCCGCATTCCTGTTCATCTACATTAACTGCCGGGGTCTGCACCGGGCTACATGGGCAG GTTGGTCCCCTGACTGTCTGCAGGAGTGGGGGTCCTTCATCCAGATCGCCATTCCCAGCATGTTGATGCACTGTTTGGCCTGGTGGGTCTATGAAGCGGGAGGCTTCCTCACGGGCCTCATCAGCGAAGTGGAGCTAGGCGCTCAGGCTATCGTCTACGAAATATCATCTTTTGTTTATATG ATCCCAATGGGAGTGTCTGTGGCGGCCAGTGTGCGTGTCGGAAACGCCCTCGGTGCTGGAAATACGGAACAGGCCATAATGTCTTCCAAGCTCTACGTCATTGTCGGAG CTATAGCGGCATGCATTACTGCAGTTGTACTCGGAGTCTCGAAGGACGTGATTGGATACATTTTCACTACAGATCc AAAAATTGTTCAGCGGGTTGGTGATGTCATGATCTTGTATGGCTTTGTACATGTCGCTGAAACCATTGCG GGTGTGACTGGAGGTGTAATCCGAGGTGTAGGAAAGCAGAAGGTTGGTGCACTGTGCAATATGGTGGGGTACTACGTCTTTGGATTACCAATTGGAATTTTGCTCATGTTCCCAGCTGGATTGGGTATTGTAG gtTTGTGGTCAGGACTATTTGTTTGCGTTGCAATAGAGAGTGGTTTCTATTTAGTCTATCTGCCCAAAATGGACTGGCAGAAAGTCACCAAAGAG GCATTAGTGAGAGCAGGTGCACACCTAACAGATAGAAAGGAGAAGCCTGTAATGGAGCACAAGG ATTGTTGGCTGGATAAGGTCTGTGAGACAGACCAGGGGAAGGCCTCTGGGGCTGCCGATCCAGGAGCCACTCAGGTAACCCCAGagcagggagccagtggagcaGTGGTCCTCACAGTCAGGCAGCTGGCTGTACGCCGGGGCCTGGCCCTGCTGCTCATGTCTCTCCTACTGGCTGCTGGGGTCCTGACCAACGAGATGCTCCTCCGGTTTTTACAATTGACCTGA
- the LOC132461633 gene encoding multidrug and toxin extrusion protein 1-like isoform X1, which yields MKPIRKWIAEEHKKELILLFKVSSPIFLSQLMTFLIGFVSMVFCGHLGNNELNAVALAIWVINVTGISIGFGLSSTCDTLMSQTFGSGNFKQVGVILQRGILILLLACFPCWAVLINTQSILIAVRQSVTIARLSQLYVEIVMPSLPATFMYLLQGRYLQNQGIMWPQVITGAIVNVVNLLINYIFLNVLDMGVAGSAAANAISQYALAAFLFIYINCRGLHRATWAGWSPDCLQEWGSFIQIAIPSMLMHCLAWWVYEAGGFLTGLISEVELGAQAIVYEISSFVYMIPMGVSVAASVRVGNALGAGNTEQAIMSSKLYVIVGAIAACITAVVLGVSKDVIGYIFTTDPKIVQRVGDVMILYGFVHVAETIAGVTGGVIRGVGKQKVGALCNMVGYYVFGLPIGILLMFPAGLGIVGLWSGLFVCVAIESGFYLVYLPKMDWQKVTKEALVRAGAHLTDRKEKPVMEHKDCWLDKVCETDQGKASGAADPGATQVTPEQGASGAVVLTVRQLAVRRGLALLLMSLLLAAGVLTNEMLLRFLQLT from the exons ATGAAACCCATTAGGAAATGGATAGCTGAGGAGCATAAGAAGGAGCTGATCCTACTCTTCAAAGTGTCATCTCCAATT TTCCTTTCACAGTTGATGacctttctaatcggttttgtCAGTATGGTGTTCTGTGGCCACCTTGGAAATAACGAgctgaatgctgtagcattggCGATATGG GTAATAAACGTCACTGGTATCAGCATTGGGTTTGGACTGTCTTCAACCTGTGATACTCTCATGTCTCAG ACCTTTGGTAGTGGGAATTTCAAGCAAGTGGGAGTCATTCTCCAAAGAGGAATCCTCATCCTGCTATTGGCCTGTTTCCCCTGCTGGGCGGTTCTTATCAACACACAGTCCATTCTAATTGCTGTCAGACAGAGTGTTACAATTGCCAG ATTATCCCAGCTGTATGTGGAAATCGTCATGCCTTCTCTGCCA GCTACTTTTATGTACCTTCTACAGGGACGATATCTCCAGAATCAG GGCATCATGTGGCCCCAGGTGATAACTGGGGCCATTGTGAATGTTGTAAATCTACTCatcaattacattttcctcAATGTGCTGGATATGGGTGTTGC AGGCTCAGCTGCAGCCAATGCGATATCGCAGTACGCTCTGGCCGCATTCCTGTTCATCTACATTAACTGCCGGGGTCTGCACCGGGCTACATGGGCAG GTTGGTCCCCTGACTGTCTGCAGGAGTGGGGGTCCTTCATCCAGATCGCCATTCCCAGCATGTTGATGCACTGTTTGGCCTGGTGGGTCTATGAAGCGGGAGGCTTCCTCACGGGCCTCATCAGCGAAGTGGAGCTAGGCGCTCAGGCTATCGTCTACGAAATATCATCTTTTGTTTATATG ATCCCAATGGGAGTGTCTGTGGCGGCCAGTGTGCGTGTCGGAAACGCCCTCGGTGCTGGAAATACGGAACAGGCCATAATGTCTTCCAAGCTCTACGTCATTGTCGGAG CTATAGCGGCATGCATTACTGCAGTTGTACTCGGAGTCTCGAAGGACGTGATTGGATACATTTTCACTACAGATCc AAAAATTGTTCAGCGGGTTGGTGATGTCATGATCTTGTATGGCTTTGTACATGTCGCTGAAACCATTGCG GGTGTGACTGGAGGTGTAATCCGAGGTGTAGGAAAGCAGAAGGTTGGTGCACTGTGCAATATGGTGGGGTACTACGTCTTTGGATTACCAATTGGAATTTTGCTCATGTTCCCAGCTGGATTGGGTATTGTAG gtTTGTGGTCAGGACTATTTGTTTGCGTTGCAATAGAGAGTGGTTTCTATTTAGTCTATCTGCCCAAAATGGACTGGCAGAAAGTCACCAAAGAG GCATTAGTGAGAGCAGGTGCACACCTAACAGATAGAAAGGAGAAGCCTGTAATGGAGCACAAGG ATTGTTGGCTGGATAAGGTCTGTGAGACAGACCAGGGGAAGGCCTCTGGGGCTGCCGATCCAGGAGCCACTCAGGTAACCCCAGagcagggagccagtggagcaGTGGTCCTCACAGTCAGGCAGCTGGCTGTACGCCGGGGCCTGGCCCTGCTGCTCATGTCTCTCCTACTGGCTGCTGGGGTCCTGACCAACGAGATGCTCCTCCGGTTTTTACAATTGACCTGA
- the LOC132461130 gene encoding uncharacterized protein LOC132461130 isoform X2: MEGESEHEEIYTPRNEPLILVDGQAEVLGGGGDDDNTAPPAIHVTEERGPDQLEDAIVSAPAGGTTSVIDNELDARSLGDAETSASSSQAPDVAMVSHEDQDNRLSLSDGLLEEHTLQTQPSPPLTSHFTGIENRVSEPCWYCLRSLEPEHRPHDHGQPDVMVLQQDYNSVTPVPPSGQKVNYQTDPRPHFGVAYSSRSTALPLWGSEGPSWVIRNQDLVDQNDTCPHCHIALPPDTLRWHEAKCLLFDGFKRIVNN, encoded by the exons atggagggagagagcgagcacGAGGAAATTTATACGCCACG CAACGAGCCTTTAATCCTAGTTGACGGACAGGCCGAGGTtttgggtggtggaggggatgaTGATAACACAGCCCCCCCTGCGATCCACGTCACTGAGGAGAGGGGCCCTGACCAG TTGGAAGATGCTATTGTTTCTGCCCCAGCGGGGGGAACCACGAGTGTCATCGACAATGAGCTGGACGCACGCAGTCTGGGTGACGCAGAGACATCGGCGTCATCATCACAGGCCCCTGACGTGGCCATGGTCTCCCATGAGGACCAAGACAACCGCCTCTCATTGTCTGACGGGCTGCTGGAGGAACACACACTCCAGACTCAACCTTCGCCGCCACTGACTTCACATTTCACCGGAATAGAGA ATCGAGTCTCAGAGCCCTGCTGGTATTGCCTGAGGTCTCTTGAGCCAGAGCATCGCCCTCATGATCATGGACAG CCTGACGTGATGGTGTTGCAACAGGACTACAATTCTGTGACACCAGTGCCCCCCAGTGGCCAGAAAGTGAACTACCAGACAGACCCGCGGCCTCACTTTGGCGTGGCCTACTCCTCCCGCTCCACTGCACTCCCCCTGTGGGGGAGCGAGGGTCCGAGCTGGGTCATCCGGAACCAGGACCTGGTGGATCAGAATGACACCTGCCCTCACTGCCATATAGCACTACCCCCAGACACACTGCGCTGGCATGAg GCAAAATGTTTGCTCTTTGATGGATTCAAGAGAATAGTAAACAATTAA
- the LOC132461130 gene encoding uncharacterized protein LOC132461130 isoform X1: MEGESEHEEIYTPRNEPLILVDGQAEVLGGGGDDDNTAPPAIHVTEERGPDQLEDAIVSAPAGGTTSVIDNELDARSLGDAETSASSSQAPDVAMVSHEDQDNRLSLSDGLLEEHTLQTQPSPPLTSHFTGIENRVSEPCWYCLRSLEPEHRPHDHGQPDVMVLQQDYNSVTPVPPSGQKVNYQTDPRPHFGVAYSSRSTALPLWGSEGPSWVIRNQDLVDQNDTCPHCHIALPPDTLRWHEVRSHTHMHAQTHTDTHTHTHTCIN; encoded by the exons atggagggagagagcgagcacGAGGAAATTTATACGCCACG CAACGAGCCTTTAATCCTAGTTGACGGACAGGCCGAGGTtttgggtggtggaggggatgaTGATAACACAGCCCCCCCTGCGATCCACGTCACTGAGGAGAGGGGCCCTGACCAG TTGGAAGATGCTATTGTTTCTGCCCCAGCGGGGGGAACCACGAGTGTCATCGACAATGAGCTGGACGCACGCAGTCTGGGTGACGCAGAGACATCGGCGTCATCATCACAGGCCCCTGACGTGGCCATGGTCTCCCATGAGGACCAAGACAACCGCCTCTCATTGTCTGACGGGCTGCTGGAGGAACACACACTCCAGACTCAACCTTCGCCGCCACTGACTTCACATTTCACCGGAATAGAGA ATCGAGTCTCAGAGCCCTGCTGGTATTGCCTGAGGTCTCTTGAGCCAGAGCATCGCCCTCATGATCATGGACAG CCTGACGTGATGGTGTTGCAACAGGACTACAATTCTGTGACACCAGTGCCCCCCAGTGGCCAGAAAGTGAACTACCAGACAGACCCGCGGCCTCACTTTGGCGTGGCCTACTCCTCCCGCTCCACTGCACTCCCCCTGTGGGGGAGCGAGGGTCCGAGCTGGGTCATCCGGAACCAGGACCTGGTGGATCAGAATGACACCTGCCCTCACTGCCATATAGCACTACCCCCAGACACACTGCGCTGGCATGAggtccgctcacacacacacatgcatgcacaaacacacacagacacacacacacatacacacacctgcatcaactaa
- the si:dkey-175g6.2 gene encoding neurosecretory protein VGF, translated as MVMTCRHAPSPAHLVLLVLLCVTPQLAGAAPVRGEGGEGGAAEGRARTDLRDGSLGGVLSLPRLRLSEEGAPGRGELRDNPLDPALLLSALLEVLDRPGARGLRGNGTGGDGDDGGAPVAERGADREEEEEEEEEEEEQRGRARLGERRYVTASQEDVVQGAGGEEEEGGPGGDAGWLLGDVGRALVGSRDGGPNPEEQGEGDPSLGEADEPGSRGDDAKLRRRTRGYFQNIDLGLQDNEILPPLKGYKAYNTQLARAGKKQHWPEEQARNRPAQGGNFMDDFDAEGEELEEEVEREEESLSRLEEEARARAEKQEVLRQQQEAERAREEEQRLADIASDMLLQYMGRKPPPYMKPRQKSSAAAAASNTAEDKRSEEVATDDDDDDDDMDQQMIDRLIEISSKLHLPADDVVEIISDVEEKKKKRKELQQRPADLRPVTQRFRPLVPPPLAAPPMYHYTASSNPKKAGYKYRSGKKWQKDKVKAYKQDFWYKPQKQRDFWYKPQKQFLAFPSYPYYQKPYRAYYPVYFPYPKQQYYGKASPSVDQQLGPQELDLPTPRRRFRSGGKGRGQGWRQQQAPPQSPITPYISNYILPHPRTYQSLPPPKPMTPARRGRRPHYFYPQVTPRADDYEEDGLVPQLDSEEELENFIERIYMKRRMY; from the coding sequence ATGGTCATGACCTGTCGTCACGCCCCTTCCCCAGCCCACCTCGTCCTATTGGTCCTGCTTTGTGTCACTCCACAGCTGGCTGGCGCCGCCCCTGTGCGGGGTGAGGGAGGCGAGGGAGGGGCGGCCGAGGGGCGCGCACGGACAGACCTCAGGGACGGCAGCCTTGGCGGCGTGCTCTCGCTCCCACGCCTCCGCCTCTCGGAGGAGGGGGCGCCGGGGCGGGGGGAGCTCAGAGATAACCCCCTGGACCCCGCGCTGCTGCTCAGCGCTCTGCTGGAGGTCCTGGACCGCCCTGGCGCCCGGGGGCTGCGGGGGAACGGgacggggggagacggggacgATGGGGGGGCCCCGGTCGCAGAGCGAGGGGCtgatagggaggaggaggaggaggaggaggaggaggaggaggagcagaggggaagaGCGAGGCTCGGGGAGCGGAGGTATGTGACGGCGTCCCAGGAGGATGTggtgcagggggcggggggagaggaggaggagggggggcccgggggggacGCTGGGTGGCTGCTGGGGGACGTGGGGCGGGCCCTCGTAGGGAGTAGAGACGGGGGGCCGAACccagaggagcagggggagggcgaTCCGTCGCTGGGGGAGGCAGACGAGCCGGGCTCCCGGGGGGACGACGCCAAGCTGCGTCGCAGAACCAGGGgctactttcaaaacattgactTGGGTCTCCAAGACAACGAGATCCTGCCCCCGCTGAAGGGCTACAAGGCCTACAACACCCAGCTGGCCCGCGCCGGCAAGAAGCAGCACTGGCCCGAGGAGCAGGCCCGCAACCGGCCCGCCCAGGGGGGCAACTTCATGGACGACTTCGACGCCGAGggcgaggagctggaggaggaggtggagagggaggaggagagcctctcccgcctggaggaggaggccagggcCCGCGCCGAGAAGCAGGAGGTGCTGAGGCAGCAGCAGGAGGCGGAGCGTGCCCGCGAGGAGGAGCAGCGGCTGGCCGACATCGCCTCGGACATGCTGCTGCAGTACATGGGCCGCAAGCCGCCGCCCTACATGAAGCCGCGGCAGAAGAGCAGCGCCGCGGCCGCCGCCAGCAACACGGCCGAGGACAAGCGGTCCGAGGAGGTGGCcaccgacgacgacgacgacgacgacgacatggACCAGCAGATGATCGACCGGCTGATCGAGATCAGCAGCAAGCTGCACCTGCCCGCCGACGACGTGGTGGAGATCATCAGCGacgtggaggagaagaagaagaagaggaaagagCTGCAGCAGCGGCCCGCCGACCTCCGCCCCGTCACCCAGCGGTTCAGGCCCCTGGTGCCCCCGCCTCTGGCCGCCCCGCCCATGTACCACTACACGGCCTCCAGCAACCCCAAGAAGGCCGGCTACAAGTACAGGTCCGGCAAGAAGTGGCAGAAGGACAAGGTCAAGGCGTACAAGCAGGACTTTTGGTACAAGCCTCAGAAGCAGCGTGACTTCTGGTACAAACCGCAGAAACAGTTTTTGGCCTTCCCCTCCTATCCCTACTACCAGAAGCCATATCGCGCCTACTACCCTGTGTATTTCCCCTACCCTAAGCAACAGTATTACGGCAAAGCGTCCCCTTCCGTGGACCAGCAGTTAGGACCCCAGGAGCTCGACCTCCCGACCCCCAGGCGCCGGTTCCGGTCGGGGGGTAAAGGTCGCGGGCAGGGCTGGAGGCAGCAGCAGGCCCCGCCCCAGAGCCCCATCACCCCTTATATCTCCAACTACATCCTCCCCCACCCACGGACATACCAGTCCTTACCTCCCCCCAAACCAATGACTCCCGCCAGGAGAGGAAGGCGCCCCCACTACTTCTACCCCCAGGTGACCCCCCGCGCAGACGACTATGAGGAGGACGGACTGGTTCCTCAGCTggacagcgaggaggagctggagaactTTATCGAGAGGATCTACATGAAGCGCCGAATGTACTGA